One Ornithorhynchus anatinus isolate Pmale09 chromosome 2, mOrnAna1.pri.v4, whole genome shotgun sequence DNA segment encodes these proteins:
- the CDIP1 gene encoding cell death-inducing p53-target protein 1 isoform X1: MTALPEREDFNAPSSGPLLRERTPGIPPTLAAPRPGREAKMSSDPPPPYPGGPSAPLLQEKNGMPPSTGRGSPAVTQPSGVPLPPADFGPPPYEPPLQPGFIPPHLSAEGTYVPPGFYPPPGPHPGMGYYPATGPYPTPGGHTATVLSGTATTVTVLQGEIFQGVPVQTVCPHCQQAITTKISYEIGLMNFMLGFFCCFMGCDLGCCLIPCLIDDFKDVTHTCPNCKAYIYTYKRMC; encoded by the exons ATGACAG CTCTGCCCGAGAGGGAAGATTTCAACGCCCCATCATCTGGCCCGCTGCTCCGAGAGAGGACCCCAGGAATCCCCCCGACATTGGCGGCCCCAAG GCCGGGAAGAGAAGCCAAGATGTCCAGTGACCCGCCTCCGCCCTACCCCGGTGGCCCTTCGGCACCCCTGCTCCAAGAGAAAAACGGGATGCCCCCCAGCACAG GCCGAGGTTCTCCGGCTGTTACCCAACCCTCTGGCGTGCCCCTGCCCCCCGCGGATTTTGGGCCTCCACCTTACGAGCCGCCGCTCCAGCCGGGCTTCATCCCGCCGCACCTGAGCGCGGAGGGCACCTACGTGCCTCCAG GTTTCTATCCGCCTCCTGGCCCCCACCCGGGCATGGGCTACTACCCCGCCACCGGGCCCTACCCCACCCCTGGGGGCCACACCGCCACCGTCCTCTCCGGCACGGCTACCACGGTGACGGTGCTGCAGGGGGAGATCTTCCAGGGGGTCCCGGTGCAGACGGTGTGCCCCCACTGCCAGCAGGCCATCACCACCAAGATCTCTTACGAGATCGGTCTCATGAACTTCATGCTCGGCTTCTTCTGTTGCTTCATGGG gtGTGACCTGGGTTGCTGCTTGATCCCCTGCCTGATCGATGACTTCAAGGACGTGACACACACGTGTCCCAACTGCAAAGCCTATATCTACACGTACAAGCGCATGTGCTAA
- the CDIP1 gene encoding cell death-inducing p53-target protein 1 isoform X2, with translation MSSDPPPPYPGGPSAPLLQEKNGMPPSTGRGSPAVTQPSGVPLPPADFGPPPYEPPLQPGFIPPHLSAEGTYVPPGFYPPPGPHPGMGYYPATGPYPTPGGHTATVLSGTATTVTVLQGEIFQGVPVQTVCPHCQQAITTKISYEIGLMNFMLGFFCCFMGCDLGCCLIPCLIDDFKDVTHTCPNCKAYIYTYKRMC, from the exons ATGTCCAGTGACCCGCCTCCGCCCTACCCCGGTGGCCCTTCGGCACCCCTGCTCCAAGAGAAAAACGGGATGCCCCCCAGCACAG GCCGAGGTTCTCCGGCTGTTACCCAACCCTCTGGCGTGCCCCTGCCCCCCGCGGATTTTGGGCCTCCACCTTACGAGCCGCCGCTCCAGCCGGGCTTCATCCCGCCGCACCTGAGCGCGGAGGGCACCTACGTGCCTCCAG GTTTCTATCCGCCTCCTGGCCCCCACCCGGGCATGGGCTACTACCCCGCCACCGGGCCCTACCCCACCCCTGGGGGCCACACCGCCACCGTCCTCTCCGGCACGGCTACCACGGTGACGGTGCTGCAGGGGGAGATCTTCCAGGGGGTCCCGGTGCAGACGGTGTGCCCCCACTGCCAGCAGGCCATCACCACCAAGATCTCTTACGAGATCGGTCTCATGAACTTCATGCTCGGCTTCTTCTGTTGCTTCATGGG gtGTGACCTGGGTTGCTGCTTGATCCCCTGCCTGATCGATGACTTCAAGGACGTGACACACACGTGTCCCAACTGCAAAGCCTATATCTACACGTACAAGCGCATGTGCTAA